The proteins below are encoded in one region of Sideroxydans lithotrophicus ES-1:
- a CDS encoding response regulator transcription factor yields MQYPFSADRKAKVMVVDDHAIIRQGMFMLINREPDLHACCEAANIEQAVEVNRACKHDIAIVDISLDNASGLELVRRFQFLFPDLPILILSMHDESIYAEAALKAGARGYLMKQMATDVLLHAMRKILQGDLYLSDQMHSRMLKKMMGNQKSDSPVANLSPTELEVLHLVGLGMGTSEIAAKLVRSIKTIESHKANIKKKLNLDSGNQLTLFAINLVSSRVS; encoded by the coding sequence ATGCAATACCCATTCAGTGCAGATCGAAAAGCCAAAGTGATGGTGGTGGACGACCACGCCATCATCCGGCAAGGCATGTTCATGCTGATCAATCGGGAGCCGGACCTTCATGCCTGTTGCGAGGCGGCGAACATCGAACAGGCGGTTGAAGTCAATCGTGCCTGCAAGCATGACATCGCCATCGTGGACATTTCGCTGGACAATGCATCCGGTCTGGAACTGGTGCGGCGATTCCAGTTCCTGTTTCCGGATCTGCCGATCCTGATATTGTCGATGCATGATGAGTCCATCTATGCGGAAGCGGCGCTGAAGGCCGGTGCGCGCGGCTATCTGATGAAGCAGATGGCGACCGATGTGCTGCTGCATGCGATGCGCAAGATACTGCAGGGCGACCTGTACTTGAGCGACCAGATGCATTCGCGCATGCTGAAAAAGATGATGGGTAACCAGAAGAGCGATTCGCCGGTGGCCAATCTGTCGCCCACGGAGCTCGAGGTCTTGCACCTGGTCGGACTGGGGATGGGAACCAGCGAGATCGCCGCCAAACTGGTGCGCAGCATCAAGACCATCGAATCGCACAAGGCCAATATCAAGAAGAAGCTCAATCTGGATAGCGGCAACCAGCTCACCCTGTTTGCCATCAATCTGGTCTCATCGCGCGTAAGTTAA
- a CDS encoding AEC family transporter produces the protein MNNLILLVLCFIAGMLLRRFERMPENAPATLNNFIIHVSLPALTLLYIHELHVSTDMFLIVAMPWLLFGLSAGFFWLMGRWLNLPRATTGALMLLGGLGNTSFVGVPMVEAFYGHAGIPTAIIVDQLGSFFALSVLGITVAGIYSSGRPTAAEIVKRIVLFPPFIALVIALLLIPVEYAGWATVILKRLSDTLAPLALLSVGLQLRLGHVAEHKRNLALGLVFKLVLAPLVIYLLYVQVLGAHGQAMQVTLFEAAMPPMIAAAIVANEHDLDPPLVNVMVAVGIIISFFTLGAWWWLWKSV, from the coding sequence ATGAACAATCTGATCCTGCTCGTCCTCTGCTTCATTGCCGGCATGCTGCTGCGCCGCTTCGAACGCATGCCGGAAAACGCGCCTGCCACGCTCAACAACTTCATCATCCATGTCTCGCTGCCCGCGCTGACGCTGCTGTACATCCACGAACTGCATGTTTCGACAGATATGTTCCTGATCGTGGCGATGCCCTGGCTGTTGTTCGGTCTTTCGGCGGGCTTCTTCTGGTTGATGGGGCGCTGGCTGAATCTGCCGCGAGCCACCACGGGTGCCTTGATGCTGCTCGGAGGGTTGGGCAACACCTCGTTCGTCGGGGTACCGATGGTCGAGGCGTTCTACGGCCATGCAGGGATACCCACGGCCATCATCGTCGACCAGCTGGGCTCGTTCTTTGCGCTCTCGGTGCTCGGCATCACGGTGGCGGGTATCTACTCATCGGGTCGCCCGACAGCGGCAGAGATCGTCAAACGCATCGTGCTGTTCCCGCCGTTCATCGCGCTGGTCATTGCTTTGCTGCTGATCCCGGTCGAGTATGCCGGATGGGCAACGGTGATACTGAAACGCCTGAGCGACACGCTCGCCCCTTTGGCATTGTTGTCGGTTGGACTGCAATTGCGCCTGGGGCACGTCGCCGAGCATAAGCGCAACCTTGCCCTGGGGCTGGTTTTCAAACTTGTTCTTGCACCGCTGGTGATCTACCTGCTCTATGTGCAAGTGCTCGGCGCGCATGGTCAGGCCATGCAAGTCACCCTGTTCGAAGCCGCCATGCCGCCGATGATCGCTGCCGCCATCGTGGCCAACGAACACGACCTCGACCCGCCACTGGTGAATGTGATGGTGGCGGTTGGGATCATCATCTCTTTCTTCACGCTTGGTGCGTGGTGGTGGCTGTGGAAATCAGTATAA
- a CDS encoding O-linked N-acetylglucosamine transferase family protein, whose translation MLSHAELLLERGNAQQALPLLVEQCEKTPRDAHAWFLLGACNHQANRLEAALQALERALSIEPRHIQARCAKGAVLCDLGRSQEALSVYRKALHLAPADAQLLLNMGIVLERMGDQNAALERYDLALRHHPEFASALLNRGSMLIRLGRLQDALDNNRRLVGLYPEWEHAQFNLGESLMALSRWEEGLAAYERAVALNPRSAKAHFSAGLALAMLKRFDRARQEFLTTQVIDPAAFDQFMRNAAVSTGAELHQFTPEVIYLLKESARLDVCDWGNWNALVADFGHQVGHSSGQTEKMAEPALAFRAGALPISGDASLELAKNVAVLIAEKVASFPPFAHETKHAGKVRIGYVSPDFRSHPIATVTRRLYALHDRERFEVYGYSLHPGDNSEVRRDIEQGCDVFRELSGVDDRAAAETIHRDGIDILIDLAGYTRFSRPEIFAMRPAPLQASYLGMLQTTGADFIDYFMADPVVVPAATTARFFAEKIAYLPNSYFLFDNRLQISPQQLTREELGLPAHGFVFCCHNSSYKITPVDLDIWMRLLKRVPGSVLWLYKSSAEVEANLRREAESRGVEPHRLVFANQAPHATYLARYRMADLFLDTAFYNAQTTAAEALWAGLPVLTCPGVTMASRVASGLLHAIGLEEMIAGSPQQYEECAYRLATHANELAQVRERLANRRLSATLFDTERQVRNLESAYQAMWQRHQSGLAPESFQVADLRSPESGNSTRHQPSLKT comes from the coding sequence ATGCTGAGTCATGCCGAACTTCTGCTGGAACGGGGCAATGCACAACAGGCATTGCCGCTGCTTGTCGAGCAGTGTGAAAAAACTCCCCGCGATGCACATGCCTGGTTTCTGCTAGGTGCATGCAATCACCAGGCCAATAGATTGGAAGCCGCATTGCAGGCGCTGGAACGCGCACTTTCCATAGAGCCGCGTCATATCCAGGCCAGATGTGCCAAGGGGGCAGTACTGTGTGACCTTGGGCGGTCGCAGGAGGCGTTGAGTGTCTACCGCAAGGCCCTGCATCTGGCTCCGGCGGATGCGCAATTGCTGTTGAATATGGGTATCGTGCTGGAGCGGATGGGCGATCAAAACGCGGCACTTGAGCGGTACGATCTGGCGCTCAGGCATCATCCGGAATTTGCGTCTGCACTGCTGAATCGTGGCAGCATGCTGATCAGACTGGGACGACTGCAAGACGCATTGGACAATAACAGGCGTCTGGTTGGCTTGTACCCGGAATGGGAACACGCCCAGTTCAACTTGGGCGAGTCCCTGATGGCTTTGAGCCGCTGGGAAGAGGGGCTTGCTGCCTATGAACGCGCTGTTGCACTTAACCCTCGTTCTGCCAAGGCTCACTTCTCCGCCGGGCTTGCACTTGCCATGCTGAAGCGATTCGATCGGGCGCGGCAGGAATTCCTGACCACGCAGGTTATCGACCCCGCAGCATTTGACCAGTTCATGCGCAATGCCGCCGTATCGACAGGTGCCGAGCTGCATCAATTCACCCCCGAAGTGATCTACCTGCTCAAGGAATCCGCACGGCTGGATGTCTGCGATTGGGGCAACTGGAATGCCCTGGTGGCCGACTTCGGTCACCAGGTCGGACATTCATCGGGACAGACGGAAAAGATGGCCGAGCCTGCGTTGGCTTTTCGTGCTGGTGCATTGCCGATTTCCGGCGATGCCAGCCTGGAGCTCGCAAAGAACGTTGCAGTGCTGATCGCAGAAAAGGTCGCGAGTTTCCCGCCATTTGCCCATGAAACAAAACATGCCGGCAAAGTGAGGATAGGCTATGTGTCGCCCGATTTCAGGAGCCATCCGATCGCCACAGTGACGCGTCGCCTGTATGCACTGCACGACCGGGAAAGGTTCGAGGTCTATGGTTATTCGTTGCATCCGGGAGACAACAGCGAAGTCCGGCGCGACATCGAGCAAGGCTGCGATGTGTTCCGGGAGCTCAGCGGAGTGGACGACCGCGCAGCCGCCGAGACCATCCATCGCGATGGCATCGATATCCTGATCGACCTGGCCGGCTATACGAGATTCTCCCGTCCCGAGATCTTCGCCATGCGCCCGGCCCCGCTGCAGGCCAGCTATCTGGGGATGCTGCAGACGACCGGTGCAGACTTCATCGATTATTTCATGGCCGATCCGGTCGTCGTACCTGCGGCAACAACTGCGAGGTTCTTTGCCGAAAAGATCGCCTACCTGCCCAACAGTTATTTCCTGTTCGACAACCGGCTGCAGATATCCCCGCAACAGCTCACGCGCGAGGAACTGGGCCTGCCCGCGCATGGCTTCGTATTCTGCTGCCACAACAGCAGCTACAAGATCACGCCAGTGGATCTCGACATCTGGATGCGTTTGCTGAAACGTGTGCCCGGCAGCGTGTTGTGGCTGTATAAAAGCAGCGCAGAGGTCGAGGCCAATCTGCGCCGTGAGGCCGAGTCGCGCGGCGTGGAGCCGCATCGACTGGTGTTCGCGAACCAGGCACCCCATGCCACATATCTTGCGCGCTACCGCATGGCGGACCTGTTCCTGGACACGGCGTTCTACAATGCCCAGACCACTGCGGCCGAAGCGCTCTGGGCGGGATTGCCGGTATTGACCTGCCCCGGAGTAACCATGGCGTCGCGAGTTGCCTCCGGCCTGTTGCATGCCATCGGGTTGGAAGAGATGATCGCTGGCAGTCCGCAGCAATATGAAGAATGCGCATATCGTCTCGCCACCCACGCGAACGAATTGGCTCAGGTCAGGGAAAGGCTGGCAAACCGTCGTCTGTCCGCGACACTATTCGACACCGAACGGCAAGTGCGCAACCTGGAGTCCGCCTACCAGGCGATGTGGCAACGCCACCAGAGTGGACTGGCGCCGGAGTCGTTCCAGGTCGCCGACTTGCGATCTCCCGAATCCGGCAATTCAACAAGGCATCAGCCATCTCTTAAAACTTGA
- a CDS encoding surface lipoprotein assembly modifier — translation MAHAQDAINQNERIKTAAAAGTAESTQQSAAIERQKLLQDAANLIKSGKSKDAYLLLEPEQSIRAGDPDYDYLLGIAALDSGKPNEAIFALERVLAVRPNHLQARAEIARAYLAVGEKAAAKQEFETVQSQNPPKEVNATIQRFLDAINQGQGGEATMLSGYLEADVGSDSNVNSATGSNQVAIPAFGGAVATLNASGIETRATFANVSGGANVRHALDAEWSIFGGANVNQRLNSKQSVFNTRGLDGNVGFNLTKAEDSYSAALQLQSFDVDNKRYRNGTGMTLQWQHDLSQRSSQASGYFQYTNLKYPGQSVRDANRYVLGVAYASVLGGEYTPAVYFGAYAGTEKEKQSGVPYLGHKLFGMRVGGEMNIYAQAKLFGSLSAESRNYGGDDPLFLVTRKDTQADLKVGVNYEMAKLWTLTPQISYTKNKSNIVINDYKRTIFSVGLRRDFN, via the coding sequence ATGGCACATGCTCAAGACGCCATCAATCAGAATGAAAGAATCAAGACCGCCGCCGCGGCGGGAACTGCCGAATCGACGCAGCAGTCGGCAGCCATCGAACGGCAGAAGTTGCTGCAGGACGCAGCCAATCTGATCAAATCCGGCAAGTCGAAAGACGCCTACCTGTTGCTGGAGCCGGAACAATCCATACGCGCCGGGGATCCGGATTACGACTATTTGCTGGGTATCGCCGCCCTGGACAGCGGCAAACCGAACGAGGCGATATTTGCGCTGGAGCGCGTGCTTGCGGTAAGACCCAACCACTTGCAGGCGCGCGCCGAGATCGCCCGGGCATATCTGGCCGTCGGCGAAAAGGCAGCCGCGAAGCAGGAATTCGAAACGGTCCAGAGCCAGAATCCGCCCAAAGAAGTGAATGCCACCATCCAGCGGTTCCTTGATGCCATCAATCAGGGGCAGGGCGGTGAAGCCACGATGCTGAGCGGTTATCTCGAAGCGGACGTGGGTAGCGACAGCAACGTCAACAGTGCGACCGGCAGCAACCAGGTTGCGATCCCCGCTTTTGGCGGTGCGGTCGCGACATTGAATGCGAGCGGCATTGAGACCAGGGCCACCTTTGCGAATGTCAGCGGTGGCGCCAATGTCCGTCATGCCCTGGATGCCGAATGGTCGATATTCGGCGGTGCGAACGTCAACCAGCGCCTGAACTCGAAACAGTCCGTTTTCAACACGCGTGGCCTGGACGGCAATGTCGGCTTCAATCTGACCAAGGCGGAAGACAGCTATTCCGCCGCCCTGCAGTTGCAGAGCTTCGATGTCGACAACAAGCGTTACCGGAATGGCACCGGCATGACCCTGCAGTGGCAGCATGACCTGAGCCAGAGAAGCAGCCAGGCCAGCGGCTATTTCCAGTACACCAACCTGAAGTATCCCGGGCAGTCGGTTCGCGATGCCAACCGCTATGTGCTTGGTGTGGCCTATGCCAGCGTGCTGGGCGGCGAATATACGCCAGCCGTCTATTTCGGCGCCTATGCGGGCACGGAAAAGGAGAAACAATCCGGCGTACCCTATCTCGGCCATAAGCTCTTCGGCATGAGAGTCGGCGGCGAAATGAATATCTATGCGCAGGCTAAACTGTTCGGCTCTTTGAGCGCCGAATCGCGCAATTACGGCGGTGATGACCCGTTGTTCCTGGTCACGCGCAAAGACACCCAGGCAGACCTGAAAGTGGGCGTCAACTATGAGATGGCCAAACTCTGGACGCTCACCCCCCAGATCAGCTACACCAAGAACAAATCCAACATCGTCATCAATGACTACAAGCGCACCATATTCAGTGTCGGTCTGCGCCGCGACTTCAATTAA
- a CDS encoding PAS domain-containing sensor histidine kinase: protein MMTGSLTVTKVGNGLVKRIDQVLFSLPRTYLAAGILSIQALLFYAYSISGVWVPLGIFYLLNLYFAAKYLGARFSFILAFVAATGKTLIKVGFYPDDALWWHAQWQFVSTLSIYTLFCYLMNAQLSGRRHAEEALDKLSKLNEAIITNADSGIMVFRDDGECLIANYAAARILGCPLDRLYGLNYKDDATWFMQRLLAAGREAMRSGEERKFTAKLCTVAGRDVWCATSIRQIKRADTSYMLMVFTDISAYKESEDARQRADKETAVALARAGVAERKLLSISEETQQRIGRELHDDLGQLLTGVAFMSEVLFQKLKDAGIEEMRDASKITMLVNEAMSRTRLLAHGLYPAELGEKGLCRMMEKFAGYVEGIYRIDCDFYCQPGCQIEGSDVAINLFRITQEAVSNAVKHGHAKHVELRVVNSPSNRMMVEILDDGCGITDAKASESAGLGMRTMRYRAELLGAALEVGARDSGGTRVAVTLPVLH from the coding sequence ATGATGACTGGCAGCCTGACGGTTACAAAAGTCGGTAACGGCTTGGTTAAAAGAATAGATCAAGTACTATTTTCCCTTCCGCGCACTTACCTGGCAGCGGGGATACTTTCCATTCAGGCGTTGCTGTTTTATGCCTATTCGATCTCCGGCGTGTGGGTTCCACTGGGGATCTTTTACCTGCTGAATCTGTATTTTGCAGCCAAGTACCTGGGGGCGCGTTTTTCGTTCATCCTCGCTTTCGTTGCGGCAACCGGCAAGACATTGATCAAGGTCGGTTTCTATCCGGACGATGCACTCTGGTGGCACGCGCAGTGGCAGTTCGTCTCAACCCTGTCGATATATACCCTGTTCTGTTATTTGATGAATGCGCAACTTAGCGGACGCAGGCATGCGGAAGAAGCGCTGGACAAACTGTCGAAACTGAACGAGGCCATCATCACCAATGCGGATTCCGGCATCATGGTGTTCAGGGATGATGGCGAGTGCCTCATCGCCAACTATGCAGCCGCGAGGATACTCGGTTGTCCTTTGGATCGGTTATATGGCTTGAACTATAAAGACGATGCAACCTGGTTTATGCAGAGGTTGCTGGCGGCCGGACGAGAAGCGATGCGCTCCGGCGAAGAGCGGAAATTCACCGCAAAACTCTGCACGGTTGCCGGTCGTGACGTGTGGTGCGCTACTTCGATACGGCAGATCAAGCGCGCAGACACCTCGTACATGCTCATGGTGTTCACTGATATTTCGGCATACAAGGAGTCGGAGGATGCGCGGCAGCGTGCCGACAAGGAAACGGCAGTCGCACTTGCGCGCGCCGGCGTGGCGGAACGCAAACTGCTCAGCATCAGCGAAGAAACGCAACAGCGTATCGGTCGCGAACTGCACGACGATCTGGGGCAGCTGTTGACGGGGGTGGCCTTCATGTCGGAAGTCCTGTTCCAGAAATTGAAGGATGCCGGCATCGAAGAGATGCGGGACGCATCCAAGATCACCATGCTGGTGAACGAGGCGATGTCACGGACCCGTTTACTGGCGCATGGCTTGTATCCGGCGGAATTGGGTGAAAAGGGACTGTGCCGAATGATGGAAAAGTTCGCCGGATATGTAGAGGGTATCTATCGCATAGATTGCGATTTTTACTGCCAGCCGGGTTGCCAGATCGAAGGTTCCGATGTTGCGATCAATCTGTTCCGTATCACCCAGGAAGCCGTCAGCAACGCAGTCAAGCACGGGCATGCCAAACATGTCGAATTAAGGGTCGTGAATTCACCCTCCAACCGGATGATGGTGGAGATCCTGGACGATGGTTGCGGCATAACGGACGCAAAGGCAAGCGAAAGTGCCGGTCTGGGCATGCGCACGATGCGTTATCGGGCGGAATTGCTCGGCGCGGCGCTCGAGGTCGGTGCGCGCGATAGTGGCGGAACGAGAGTGGCAGTGACCCTGCCGGTACTACATTAG
- a CDS encoding class I SAM-dependent methyltransferase, whose protein sequence is MMSTNTDHFTPLARQYASFRPSYPEELFDWLASIAPLRQMAWDCGAGNGQATVELAARFEQVLATDISAAQLAAAPPRANVEYRAAPAEASGLPAQSADLVTIAQALHWFDLPKFYAEVHRVLKPHGVIAAWGYNRLRIDHAGLQQVLDRFYDETIGAYWPPERLHVENGYRDLAFPFARIASPEFALHKEWQREHLLGYLRSWSAVGRFQAALGFDPVDELAEEIGAYWREGVVYRIEWPLFMHVGRVDQGTPELLHSWIA, encoded by the coding sequence ATGATGTCGACGAACACGGATCATTTCACGCCGCTCGCCAGGCAATACGCTTCGTTCCGCCCTTCCTATCCCGAAGAACTGTTCGACTGGCTGGCCAGCATCGCCCCACTGCGGCAAATGGCATGGGATTGCGGTGCCGGCAACGGACAGGCGACAGTTGAATTGGCTGCTCGCTTCGAGCAGGTGCTGGCTACCGACATCAGCGCTGCACAACTGGCTGCCGCCCCGCCGCGGGCCAATGTTGAATATCGTGCGGCGCCGGCCGAGGCCAGCGGTTTGCCGGCGCAATCGGCGGATCTCGTCACCATCGCCCAGGCCTTGCACTGGTTCGATCTGCCGAAATTCTATGCCGAGGTGCATCGGGTATTGAAACCGCACGGGGTCATCGCTGCCTGGGGCTATAACCGCCTGCGGATAGACCATGCCGGGCTGCAACAGGTGCTGGATCGCTTCTACGATGAGACCATAGGCGCATATTGGCCACCGGAGCGCTTGCACGTGGAGAACGGTTACCGCGACCTGGCATTCCCATTCGCCCGCATCGCCTCACCCGAATTCGCCTTGCACAAGGAATGGCAGCGCGAACATCTGCTCGGTTACCTGCGCAGCTGGTCGGCAGTCGGCAGGTTCCAGGCCGCACTCGGCTTCGATCCCGTCGACGAACTCGCCGAGGAGATCGGTGCGTATTGGCGCGAAGGAGTGGTTTACCGGATCGAGTGGCCACTGTTCATGCATGTCGGCCGGGTGGATCAGGGAACACCGGAATTACTGCACTCGTGGATCGCATGA
- a CDS encoding FecR family protein, with product MTPQERFKLTRQAMLLATISAAFPVTAYCAAGRVDFTIGNVEAIAANGSRHPVYKGTEINSGETINTAAGARAQVRFADGGFVSLQPGTVFRVDEFNYKGKADGEEKGFFSLLKGGFRAITGVIGHLNKDTYRVKTPAATLGIRGTGYNMALRDDGLFVNVGEGAISLNNNGGLLVVTAGNAAYVANFNTAPVPTTEQPLTPPNGLQEPTFTVADQRDNSGSLALISLPSGPGYAMADAYTTTAAAFGTNLLTGVTALFSGASQLTQYNWIDVNGAPQTGSLGGAAVSFSATDGIIGWGRWVGTTAGTAAPNPLTGVFDYVIGIPTAAMPTTGTATYSLMGYTSPTATDGSTGYSVNGTLAVNFAATSGQVGVNMTVANSSTNTYGINGALTITPGTATFAGVTNYTNLTNCTAGCSTSVNGFFAGASASRAGLSYSITNNLTANHIQGVAAFAKN from the coding sequence ATGACCCCTCAAGAGCGTTTCAAATTGACCCGGCAGGCGATGTTGCTGGCCACGATCTCGGCGGCTTTTCCGGTGACGGCATATTGTGCTGCCGGTCGTGTGGATTTCACGATCGGCAATGTGGAGGCGATCGCAGCAAATGGCAGCCGGCATCCGGTCTACAAAGGCACCGAGATCAATTCCGGCGAGACGATCAACACTGCGGCGGGTGCGCGAGCACAGGTGCGTTTTGCCGACGGCGGTTTCGTTTCGCTGCAACCCGGTACCGTATTCCGGGTGGATGAATTCAACTACAAGGGCAAGGCGGATGGCGAGGAAAAGGGTTTCTTCAGCCTGCTGAAAGGCGGGTTCAGGGCGATCACCGGCGTGATCGGCCATCTCAACAAGGACACTTACCGGGTCAAGACACCGGCGGCCACCCTCGGCATCCGCGGTACCGGATACAACATGGCGCTGCGTGATGACGGCCTGTTCGTGAACGTCGGAGAAGGAGCGATTTCGCTGAACAATAACGGCGGGCTGCTGGTGGTCACGGCCGGCAATGCGGCCTATGTGGCGAACTTCAATACTGCACCGGTGCCCACTACCGAGCAGCCGCTTACGCCGCCGAACGGGTTGCAGGAGCCGACTTTCACGGTGGCTGACCAGCGCGACAACTCGGGGAGCCTGGCTTTGATCAGTCTGCCGTCGGGGCCTGGCTATGCGATGGCCGATGCGTATACGACAACGGCTGCTGCCTTCGGTACCAATCTGCTGACCGGCGTCACCGCCCTTTTCAGTGGCGCCAGCCAGTTGACCCAATATAACTGGATCGATGTTAACGGAGCGCCGCAAACCGGATCGCTTGGCGGAGCCGCGGTCTCCTTTTCCGCGACTGACGGCATCATCGGCTGGGGGCGCTGGGTCGGCACTACGGCAGGAACCGCAGCACCGAACCCTTTGACCGGCGTCTTCGACTACGTGATCGGTATTCCCACCGCAGCCATGCCGACAACAGGCACGGCAACCTACAGCCTGATGGGCTATACCAGTCCGACAGCTACGGATGGATCGACCGGGTATAGTGTGAATGGAACTCTCGCGGTTAATTTCGCTGCGACCTCAGGACAGGTCGGCGTGAACATGACAGTGGCGAACAGTTCAACCAATACATACGGGATCAATGGCGCACTGACAATAACACCGGGCACTGCGACTTTTGCCGGGGTCACCAATTACACCAACCTGACCAATTGCACAGCAGGATGTTCCACGTCAGTCAACGGGTTCTTTGCCGGAGCCAGCGCGTCGCGAGCCGGGCTGTCCTACTCGATCACCAATAACCTCACAGCTAATCACATTCAGGGTGTGGCGGCTTTCGCGAAGAATTAA
- a CDS encoding SAM-dependent methyltransferase: MSIWNERYSGEDYHFGTEPNAFLVTQKHLLKPGMSCLAVADGEGRNGVWLAGQGLDVLSVDSSSVALDKARKLAQERGVKVRFEQADLAAWAWGDSRFDVVVAIFIQFAPPGLREQMFAHIKRCLKPGGLLLLQGYTPRQLEYRTGGPSQAENLYTEPMLRDAFADMDILHLREHDGIINEGAGHNGMSALIDLAARRKV; this comes from the coding sequence ATGAGCATATGGAACGAACGTTACTCAGGCGAGGACTACCACTTCGGCACCGAGCCGAACGCCTTTCTGGTCACACAAAAACACTTATTGAAGCCGGGCATGTCGTGTCTGGCCGTAGCCGATGGCGAAGGACGCAACGGTGTGTGGCTGGCCGGGCAGGGGCTGGACGTACTGTCGGTGGATTCATCGTCCGTCGCCCTGGACAAGGCAAGAAAGCTGGCGCAGGAGCGCGGCGTGAAGGTGCGGTTCGAGCAGGCCGATCTTGCTGCATGGGCATGGGGCGATAGCCGCTTCGATGTGGTGGTGGCGATCTTCATCCAGTTCGCACCGCCCGGCTTGCGCGAGCAGATGTTCGCCCATATCAAGCGCTGCCTCAAACCGGGAGGTCTGTTGCTGCTGCAGGGCTACACGCCGCGACAGCTGGAATACAGGACCGGCGGCCCGTCGCAGGCGGAGAATCTCTACACCGAGCCCATGCTGCGCGATGCGTTCGCCGACATGGACATCCTGCATCTGCGCGAACATGACGGCATCATCAACGAAGGTGCAGGTCACAACGGCATGTCGGCGCTGATCGACCTGGCTGCGCGCAGAAAAGTTTAG
- a CDS encoding TylF/MycF/NovP-related O-methyltransferase, with translation MSSFYDSVTNEQESSLVWRLHTLVWAAKNALNVAGDFVECGVFKGFCSEVLLKYLDFGNLPRQAYLYDTFAGLPEKTSTEQERRTWDYTQYDSEAIYGEVQKKFSRYANVKIVRGIVPDSFSVAAPEKIAFLHIDMNSEQAEMLALEHLFDKVVPGGMIVLDDFGWTCNVNQMKAELAFMEKRGHSILEIPTGQGIVIKHA, from the coding sequence ATGTCGAGTTTCTATGATTCCGTCACGAACGAACAGGAGAGCAGCCTGGTATGGCGTCTGCATACGCTGGTCTGGGCGGCAAAGAATGCCTTGAATGTCGCCGGAGATTTCGTCGAATGCGGAGTATTTAAGGGGTTTTGCTCGGAAGTGTTGCTGAAGTATCTCGACTTCGGGAATCTGCCCCGCCAGGCATACCTCTATGACACGTTCGCGGGACTGCCGGAGAAAACTTCGACCGAGCAGGAGCGGCGGACCTGGGACTATACGCAATATGACTCGGAAGCAATCTATGGCGAGGTCCAAAAAAAGTTCTCCAGATATGCCAACGTGAAGATCGTCCGTGGCATCGTGCCGGACTCTTTTTCAGTGGCAGCTCCAGAGAAGATCGCTTTCCTGCATATCGACATGAACTCCGAGCAGGCCGAGATGCTGGCGCTGGAACATCTGTTCGACAAAGTGGTTCCCGGAGGCATGATCGTGCTGGACGACTTTGGCTGGACTTGCAATGTCAATCAAATGAAGGCCGAACTGGCATTCATGGAAAAACGCGGACATTCCATCCTGGAAATCCCGACGGGCCAGGGCATAGTGATCAAACATGCCTGA